Proteins from one Mycobacterium adipatum genomic window:
- a CDS encoding carboxymuconolactone decarboxylase family protein, with the protein MTSPHNLEPIRDRYRSTYGSVPAGVEERLRVAGALGRVTTEDTFANLRQVVLDENPLGKRVQQLVHFGQLLVLGRADAARLHARGALHAGASLTDLAGVAETALITCGAPAYALGVEIVAELLPDSAQSPASTDATSVM; encoded by the coding sequence GTGACCAGCCCGCACAATCTGGAGCCGATCCGCGACCGCTACCGCAGCACGTACGGATCGGTGCCGGCGGGCGTCGAGGAGCGCTTGCGGGTTGCCGGGGCCCTGGGCCGGGTTACCACCGAGGACACGTTTGCGAACCTTCGCCAGGTCGTGCTCGACGAAAACCCTTTGGGCAAAAGGGTTCAGCAGCTTGTCCACTTCGGCCAGCTGCTGGTCCTCGGCCGCGCCGACGCGGCGCGGCTGCACGCCCGCGGCGCCCTGCACGCGGGTGCCAGCCTGACCGACCTTGCCGGTGTCGCAGAGACCGCCCTGATCACCTGCGGCGCCCCCGCCTACGCCCTCGGCGTGGAGATCGTCGCCGAGCTGTTGCCCGACAGCGCACAGTCACCCGCGAGCACCGACGCAACATCGGTCATGTGA
- a CDS encoding class II aldolase/adducin family protein, with protein MDIEKDDESSQRESAEELVAVAERLFAAGVMSHSGHANLSARLSGDRFLLTPGFVTGLRADQVAVVGMDGRAVGGPMVSASTEIVNMHGVVYRARPDVGAVLHTHSPAATAFAVAHRPLPCRTETMLRFGQAEEVPVVPWGPRGSEVSVRGIAELLDACPTTSAALLANHGLLVFGADPRQAADLLIAIEESAEAELAARVLGGAVDFPAGALEAVRASMARAAS; from the coding sequence ATGGACATCGAGAAGGACGACGAATCGAGCCAGCGGGAGTCCGCGGAAGAGCTGGTGGCCGTCGCGGAGCGACTCTTCGCCGCGGGCGTGATGTCGCATTCGGGGCATGCGAACCTCAGCGCCCGCCTCAGCGGCGATCGGTTCCTGCTGACCCCGGGGTTCGTGACGGGCCTGCGCGCTGACCAGGTCGCGGTGGTCGGCATGGATGGGCGAGCGGTCGGTGGACCGATGGTGTCGGCGAGTACCGAGATCGTGAACATGCACGGCGTCGTGTATCGCGCACGTCCCGACGTCGGCGCTGTCCTGCACACCCATTCGCCCGCGGCGACCGCGTTTGCGGTCGCGCATCGGCCGCTGCCGTGCCGCACCGAGACCATGCTGCGGTTCGGGCAGGCCGAGGAGGTGCCGGTGGTGCCCTGGGGGCCGCGCGGCTCGGAGGTGTCGGTCCGCGGCATCGCCGAACTGCTCGACGCGTGCCCGACCACCTCGGCGGCGCTACTGGCCAATCACGGCCTGCTGGTGTTCGGAGCCGACCCGCGGCAGGCGGCCGACCTGTTGATCGCCATCGAGGAAAGTGCGGAGGCCGAGCTCGCGGCGCGCGTACTCGGCGGCGCGGTGGATTTCCCCGCCGGTGCGCTGGAAGCCGTGCGGGCATCGATGGCGCGGGCGGCGTCGTGA
- a CDS encoding MerR family transcriptional regulator, which produces MTIGTLAERTGVPASAIRYWERHGLLPAPERRSGQRRYPPEAVERITLLRKCQHAGLTLADLAELQQDRSRRTAMITAKLAETQQRSLDLEYARKFLEHAVQCSHADILACPKFRAQMAAASAAQSSGD; this is translated from the coding sequence ATGACGATCGGCACCCTGGCCGAACGCACCGGGGTCCCCGCCTCTGCCATCCGGTATTGGGAACGCCACGGCCTGCTCCCCGCCCCCGAACGCCGCAGCGGCCAACGCCGCTACCCACCCGAAGCGGTGGAACGGATCACCCTGCTTCGAAAATGCCAGCACGCCGGCCTGACGCTTGCCGACCTCGCCGAACTACAACAGGACCGATCCCGCCGCACCGCGATGATCACCGCCAAACTCGCTGAGACACAGCAGCGTTCGCTCGATCTGGAGTACGCCAGGAAATTCCTGGAGCACGCGGTCCAATGCAGCCACGCCGACATCCTCGCCTGCCCGAAATTCCGGGCACAGATGGCCGCAGCCAGTGCCGCGCAGTCGAGCGGCGACTGA